One stretch of Actinacidiphila sp. DG2A-62 DNA includes these proteins:
- a CDS encoding M6 family metalloprotease domain-containing protein → MPTARVGLRIAALAALAALAVSSTVSAGAHRRVLNGPPPAWPCALRAVPGVAMSEGFPDHATTGPDGEFARSTGTVRALTLLIDFPDAHAPYSARERYGEFFPAVKQWYAAASYGKLDYHSTPVLRWIRMPRPFSAYGIGRGYGWDAHTAMMRDLLQVADKDIDFRGYDLVNILVTPNAGPSADEAVLSVTWTGASAATTDDGAQLNKVSLIYGHDQSGSRVLSHENGHALGLPDLYAADDFQRTDVLAGQWDSMSLDWGLQGDLFAWHKYRLGWITDRQIDCDTRSGSSATYRITPIEVPGGAKAVIVPYDDTRAYVLEARSRTGDDKDACRTGVLAYRVRTDIDSGQGPVTVTDAHPLTSACDFSSGAFNSLNDAPFSVGEGWTDADSGVTFKVLRHTAAGAWDIHVTRR, encoded by the coding sequence GTGCCCACGGCCCGGGTCGGGCTGCGCATCGCCGCGCTGGCCGCCCTCGCGGCGCTCGCCGTCAGCTCCACGGTCTCGGCGGGCGCGCACCGCCGCGTGCTCAACGGCCCGCCGCCGGCCTGGCCCTGCGCGCTGCGCGCGGTGCCCGGGGTCGCGATGTCGGAGGGCTTCCCCGACCACGCCACCACCGGCCCGGACGGCGAGTTCGCCCGCTCCACCGGGACGGTGCGCGCGCTGACGCTGCTCATCGACTTCCCCGACGCCCACGCGCCGTACAGCGCCCGCGAGCGCTACGGCGAGTTCTTCCCCGCCGTCAAGCAGTGGTACGCCGCCGCCTCCTACGGCAAGCTCGACTATCACTCCACGCCGGTGCTGCGCTGGATACGCATGCCGCGGCCGTTCTCCGCGTACGGGATCGGCCGCGGCTACGGCTGGGACGCGCACACCGCGATGATGCGCGACCTGCTGCAAGTGGCCGACAAGGACATCGACTTCCGCGGCTACGACCTGGTCAACATCCTCGTCACGCCCAACGCCGGGCCCTCCGCCGACGAGGCCGTGCTCTCGGTCACCTGGACCGGCGCGTCCGCCGCGACCACCGACGACGGCGCCCAGTTGAACAAGGTCTCGCTCATCTACGGCCACGACCAGTCCGGTTCACGCGTGCTCAGCCACGAGAACGGCCACGCGCTGGGCCTGCCCGACCTCTACGCCGCCGACGACTTCCAGCGCACCGACGTCCTGGCCGGGCAGTGGGACAGCATGTCGCTCGACTGGGGCCTGCAGGGGGACCTGTTCGCCTGGCACAAGTACCGCCTCGGCTGGATCACCGACCGCCAGATTGACTGCGACACCCGGTCCGGCAGCAGCGCCACGTACCGGATAACGCCGATCGAGGTGCCCGGCGGAGCGAAGGCGGTCATCGTCCCCTACGACGACACCCGCGCCTATGTGCTGGAGGCGCGGTCCAGGACCGGCGACGACAAGGACGCGTGCCGCACCGGTGTGCTCGCCTACCGGGTGCGCACCGACATCGACTCGGGGCAGGGCCCGGTGACCGTCACCGACGCGCACCCGCTCACCTCCGCCTGCGACTTCAGCAGCGGCGCCTTCAACTCCCTCAACGACGCGCCCTTCTCGGTCGGCGAGGGCTGGACCGACGCGGACTCCGGCGTCACCTTCAAGGTGCTCCGGCACACCGCGGCGGGTGCGTGGGACATCCACGTCACCCGCCGCTAG
- a CDS encoding M6 family metalloprotease domain-containing protein has product MRLVRRSDNAPPGAAGPAGLRRRLLRSAAAAVTGFAGLVAWTLMTGPAAHAAEGAACLLPRTDVHHSEGVDSWDGSYARPSGDIKALMVFLSFPDSVPELTPAEIAADHFPHTARFWESASYGQFRLHVHPRTTWLRMPRPSTDYAIDRDWNAADRTRYLRDAIAAADPVVDFRGYDVVYLVADPDAPGVDSDATKVVNLSRPIEVDGTPLRRLVTVFEHHPPDRDVLAHETGHVFDLPDLYYRPPAGSNADWDTHVGDWDLMGSQFGLAPEPFAWHKWRLGWLWPAQVGCVDRTGITYHDLSPLETPGGSKLLVVRTGQDSVLAVEARTAAGNDRTLCRPGVLLYTVRSDRESGDGPIDVVDTHPRTSACPATSVYPRLADAPLDVGESYTVPGGLTQVTVTGRESDGSYAVRVTQRAPGAAADHGLGG; this is encoded by the coding sequence GTGCGGCTCGTGCGGCGCTCCGACAACGCGCCCCCCGGCGCGGCCGGCCCCGCGGGCCTGCGCCGGCGCCTGCTGCGCTCGGCGGCGGCCGCGGTCACCGGCTTCGCCGGGCTGGTGGCCTGGACGCTGATGACCGGGCCGGCCGCGCACGCCGCCGAGGGCGCCGCCTGCCTGCTGCCGCGCACCGACGTGCACCACTCGGAGGGCGTCGACAGCTGGGACGGCTCCTACGCCCGCCCGTCCGGCGACATCAAGGCGCTGATGGTGTTCCTGTCCTTCCCCGACTCCGTGCCCGAGCTGACCCCCGCCGAGATCGCCGCCGACCACTTCCCGCACACCGCGCGGTTCTGGGAGAGCGCGTCCTACGGGCAGTTCCGGCTGCACGTCCACCCGCGGACCACCTGGCTGCGGATGCCGCGGCCGTCCACCGACTACGCCATCGACCGGGACTGGAACGCCGCCGACCGCACCCGCTACCTGCGCGACGCCATCGCCGCCGCCGACCCGGTGGTCGACTTCCGCGGCTACGACGTCGTCTACCTGGTCGCCGACCCGGACGCGCCCGGCGTGGACTCCGACGCCACCAAGGTCGTCAACCTCTCCCGGCCCATCGAGGTCGACGGCACCCCGCTGCGCCGCCTGGTCACCGTCTTCGAGCACCACCCGCCGGACCGCGACGTGCTCGCCCACGAGACCGGCCACGTCTTCGACCTGCCCGACCTGTACTACCGGCCGCCGGCCGGCAGCAACGCCGACTGGGACACCCACGTCGGCGACTGGGACCTGATGGGCAGCCAGTTCGGCCTGGCCCCCGAGCCGTTCGCCTGGCACAAGTGGCGGCTGGGCTGGCTGTGGCCCGCGCAGGTCGGCTGCGTCGACCGCACCGGCATCACCTACCACGACCTCAGCCCGCTGGAGACTCCCGGCGGCAGCAAGCTGCTCGTGGTGCGCACCGGGCAGGACAGCGTGCTGGCCGTCGAGGCGCGCACCGCGGCCGGCAACGACCGCACCCTGTGCCGGCCGGGCGTGCTGCTGTACACGGTGCGCTCGGACCGCGAGTCCGGCGACGGCCCGATCGACGTGGTCGACACCCATCCGCGCACCTCCGCGTGCCCGGCCACCTCCGTCTACCCGCGGCTGGCCGACGCCCCGCTGGACGTCGGCGAGAGCTACACCGTGCCCGGGGGCCTCACCCAGGTCACCGTCACCGGCCGGGAGTCCGACGGCTCCTACGCGGTCCGGGTCACCCAGCGCGCGCCGGGCGCCGCCGCCGACCACGGACTCGGGGGCTGA
- a CDS encoding AAA family ATPase: protein MLRSTLHGTARGVVVDSPPGAGKSTLVVRAARELAAAGEQLMIVAQTNAQVDDLADRLATADPELPLGRLHGTDSPPDAALDRHPMLAKSTSVAELRDRAVVIATAAKWAYVKDVEPWRHAIVDEAYQMRSDALLRVAGLFERALFVGDPGQLDPFSVVGAEQWAGLSYDPSASAVVTLLAHNPGLPQHRLPVSWRLPATAAPLVSRAFYPYTPFRSGTGYGDRRLAFGVKGDGGGPDRVLDEAAESGWGLLELPARHTPRTDPEAVRAVALVVRRLLDRGGVTYSAPDPEPAPLTAERIAVGTAHRDQAAAVRAALAALGVGTGVGGVAVDTANRLQGREFDVTVVLHPLSGRPDATAFHLETGRLCVLASRHRHACIVVCRAGVARLLDEHPSSEPVQLGVTVKFPDGWEANHAVLAHLAEHRVPWPT, encoded by the coding sequence ATTCTGCGCAGCACCCTGCACGGCACCGCCCGCGGCGTCGTCGTGGACTCGCCGCCGGGCGCCGGCAAGTCCACCCTGGTGGTCCGCGCCGCCCGCGAACTCGCCGCGGCGGGCGAGCAGTTGATGATCGTCGCGCAGACCAACGCCCAGGTGGACGACCTCGCCGACCGGCTGGCCACCGCCGACCCCGAGCTGCCGCTCGGCCGCCTGCACGGCACGGACTCGCCGCCGGACGCCGCGCTCGACCGGCACCCGATGCTCGCGAAGTCGACGTCCGTCGCGGAGCTGAGGGACCGCGCGGTGGTGATCGCGACCGCGGCGAAATGGGCGTACGTCAAGGACGTCGAGCCGTGGCGGCACGCGATCGTCGACGAGGCGTACCAGATGCGGTCCGACGCGCTGCTGCGCGTGGCCGGGCTGTTCGAGCGCGCGCTGTTCGTCGGGGACCCGGGCCAGCTGGACCCGTTCAGCGTGGTGGGCGCCGAGCAGTGGGCGGGGCTGAGCTACGACCCGTCGGCGAGCGCGGTGGTCACCCTGCTCGCGCACAACCCCGGGCTGCCCCAGCACCGGCTGCCGGTGTCGTGGCGGCTGCCGGCCACCGCGGCGCCGCTGGTGTCGCGGGCGTTCTACCCGTACACGCCCTTCCGCAGCGGCACCGGGTACGGCGACCGGCGGCTGGCGTTCGGCGTGAAGGGCGACGGCGGCGGTCCCGACCGGGTGCTGGACGAGGCGGCGGAGAGCGGCTGGGGCTTGCTGGAGCTGCCCGCGCGGCACACTCCGCGGACCGACCCCGAGGCGGTGCGCGCGGTGGCGCTGGTGGTGCGGCGGCTGCTGGACCGCGGCGGCGTGACGTACTCCGCGCCCGATCCGGAGCCGGCGCCGCTGACCGCCGAGCGCATCGCGGTGGGCACCGCGCACCGCGACCAGGCCGCGGCGGTGCGGGCGGCGCTGGCCGCGCTCGGCGTCGGCACGGGCGTCGGGGGCGTCGCGGTGGACACGGCGAACCGGCTGCAGGGCCGGGAGTTCGACGTCACGGTCGTCCTCCACCCGCTGTCCGGGCGGCCGGACGCGACCGCCTTCCACCTGGAGACCGGCCGCCTGTGCGTGCTCGCCTCACGCCACCGGCACGCGTGCATCGTCGTCTGCCGGGCCGGCGTCGCCCGCCTCCTCGACGAGCACCCCTCCTCCGAGCCCGTCCAGCTCGGCGTCACCGTCAAATTCCCCGACGGCTGGGAAGCCAACCACGCCGTCCTCGCCCACCTCGCCGAACACCGCGTCCCCTGGCCCACCTGA
- a CDS encoding MarR family winged helix-turn-helix transcriptional regulator, producing MDDEQRVDLGTALFIPYRYTEDRIFRALRDAGFDDWTLAQCRVFQRVAQDGSRLTDLADQAQVTKQSAGVMVDQLERLGYVRRIPDPADGRARLIVIEPRGRRAVEVARATLDEILSEWKTYLGTRNFTLLQQILDQLREITDPYAR from the coding sequence ATGGACGACGAGCAGCGGGTTGACCTGGGGACGGCACTGTTCATCCCGTACCGGTACACCGAGGACCGGATCTTCCGGGCCCTGCGGGACGCCGGATTCGACGACTGGACCCTCGCCCAGTGCAGGGTGTTCCAGCGCGTCGCCCAGGACGGTTCGCGCCTCACGGACCTCGCCGACCAGGCGCAGGTGACCAAGCAGAGCGCCGGCGTGATGGTCGACCAGCTGGAGCGCCTGGGGTACGTCCGCCGGATCCCCGACCCCGCGGACGGCCGCGCCCGGCTGATCGTGATCGAGCCGCGCGGGCGGCGGGCCGTCGAGGTGGCCAGGGCGACCCTCGACGAGATCCTCTCCGAGTGGAAGACGTACCTGGGCACCCGCAACTTCACGCTGCTGCAGCAGATCCTCGACCAGCTCCGCGAGATCACCGACCCCTACGCGCGGTAG
- a CDS encoding OsmC family protein: MATTRTATTQWHGSLMEGSGSVELNSSGVGKYDVTWASRAEQANGRTSPEELIAAAHSSCFSMALSHGLAGAGTPPETVETQADVTFQPGEGITGIVLSVKARVPGLTAEQFEEAAQNAKANCPVSKALAGVDISLKAELLA, from the coding sequence ATGGCAACCACCCGCACCGCGACGACTCAGTGGCACGGCTCGCTGATGGAGGGCTCGGGTTCCGTCGAGCTGAACTCCTCGGGCGTCGGGAAGTACGACGTCACGTGGGCCTCGCGGGCCGAGCAGGCCAACGGCAGGACCTCGCCCGAGGAGCTGATCGCCGCGGCCCACTCCTCCTGCTTCTCGATGGCGCTCTCGCACGGCCTGGCCGGCGCGGGCACGCCGCCGGAGACGGTGGAGACGCAGGCCGACGTGACGTTCCAGCCCGGCGAGGGCATCACCGGCATCGTGCTGTCGGTCAAGGCGCGGGTGCCGGGCCTGACCGCCGAGCAGTTCGAGGAGGCGGCGCAGAACGCCAAGGCCAACTGCCCGGTGAGCAAGGCCCTGGCCGGCGTGGACATCTCCCTGAAGGCCGAGCTGCTGGCCTGA
- a CDS encoding GntR family transcriptional regulator codes for MLSEQVYGRLREAVLRGDYAPGEPLKPQDLARAHGVSLAVVREALVRVVGEGLADRLPNRGFAVPEVSDRRWQEIAEARRTIEPVVLRMSVERGDLDWEARVRAAHHRLARTPAYAPGEGRHYSAAWAEAHRVFHRTLLEGCGNPVLLETFDRMWTASELARRWSARRTPGRDGVREHRRLEATALARDPEAAAEALTHHLTLTATALTPAPPAAPHNAEPPTDA; via the coding sequence ATGCTCTCCGAGCAGGTCTACGGCCGGCTGCGGGAGGCGGTCCTGCGCGGCGACTACGCGCCGGGCGAGCCGCTCAAGCCGCAGGACCTGGCCAGGGCGCACGGGGTGAGCCTCGCGGTGGTGCGCGAGGCGCTGGTGCGGGTGGTCGGGGAGGGCCTCGCCGACCGGCTGCCCAACCGCGGCTTCGCGGTGCCGGAGGTCTCCGACCGGCGCTGGCAGGAGATCGCCGAGGCGCGCCGCACGATCGAGCCGGTGGTGCTGCGGATGTCCGTCGAGCGCGGCGACCTCGACTGGGAGGCCCGGGTGCGCGCCGCCCACCACCGCCTGGCCCGCACTCCCGCGTACGCGCCCGGGGAGGGCCGCCACTACAGCGCCGCGTGGGCCGAGGCGCACCGCGTCTTCCACCGCACGCTGCTGGAGGGCTGCGGCAACCCCGTGCTGCTGGAGACCTTCGACCGGATGTGGACCGCGAGCGAACTCGCCCGCCGCTGGTCGGCCCGCCGCACCCCCGGCCGCGACGGCGTGCGCGAGCACCGCCGCCTGGAGGCGACCGCCCTGGCCCGCGACCCCGAGGCGGCGGCCGAGGCCCTCACCCACCACCTCACCCTCACCGCCACAGCCCTGACCCCCGCCCCCCCGGCCGCCCCACATAACGCCGAGCCCCCGACCGACGCCTGA
- a CDS encoding bifunctional DNA primase/polymerase yields MDIVDIVTVSGAGTGGIADGVDLVTEALRRQHTASVTAEGAAWLASASAFPRSVEALWSARPSTPSVLPCGTAFDVVNVPALFGRRVLEQLWAQGPGSGPVAVHRDRLLLFAVPGAARRLPALLRWEEWSAAVPPLLCHGAGDAVTVPPLYGPLPGEGRDGGDSRDGGDGGDGPAGSAGASRWVVAPDVRHPWLPTAEVLLWACVRAARRTGTSPAANPAANPARDHATNPSRGPAANPSQDPAASSR; encoded by the coding sequence ATGGACATCGTGGACATCGTCACCGTCAGCGGCGCGGGCACCGGCGGCATCGCGGACGGCGTGGACCTCGTGACCGAGGCGCTGCGCCGGCAGCACACCGCGTCCGTCACCGCCGAGGGCGCCGCCTGGCTCGCCTCCGCCAGCGCGTTCCCGCGCAGCGTGGAGGCGCTGTGGTCGGCCCGGCCGAGCACGCCGAGCGTGCTGCCGTGCGGCACCGCGTTCGACGTGGTGAACGTGCCCGCGCTGTTCGGCCGCCGGGTTCTGGAGCAGTTATGGGCGCAGGGCCCGGGCAGCGGCCCGGTGGCCGTGCACCGCGACCGGCTGCTGCTGTTCGCCGTCCCGGGCGCGGCCCGGCGGCTGCCGGCGCTGCTGCGCTGGGAGGAGTGGTCGGCCGCGGTGCCGCCGCTGCTGTGCCACGGCGCCGGCGACGCGGTGACCGTCCCGCCGCTGTACGGGCCGCTGCCGGGCGAGGGCCGCGACGGGGGCGACAGCCGCGACGGCGGTGACGGCGGCGACGGCCCGGCCGGGAGCGCCGGCGCCTCGCGCTGGGTGGTCGCGCCGGACGTCCGGCACCCGTGGCTGCCGACCGCGGAGGTCCTGTTGTGGGCCTGCGTCCGCGCGGCCCGGCGCACCGGCACGAGCCCGGCGGCGAACCCGGCCGCGAATCCCGCCCGGGACCATGCCACGAACCCCTCCCGGGGCCCCGCCGCGAACCCCTCCCAGGACCCCGCCGCGAGCTCCCGCTGA
- a CDS encoding phosphatidylglycerol lysyltransferase domain-containing protein, whose translation MGHWLADPYRTRVVETGRLPLLLLLLGLIGSFLFIRFSVRMIRRGVKWWPGNVQPGGLHIHHVVFGQAMMLIGGIGAFAARGGAVAFDVLAVVFGVGCGLVLDEFALVLHLEDVYWKEEGRQSVDAVILAVSVIGLMLIGQAPLGGYVGGRSYSPYLVAAVLLGFVVVCLFKGKVWTGLLGVMLPLLAVVGALRLARPASPWARWRYASRPRRMARSERREERIHNRVVRVKTRLMDAVAGAPTPVSLAKRPGPERSRPTVVEVPPSRLELLLARVLRPLRDPGAALAVWYLRAASALNAVTGLIAPFRDRVRAATDGEYVTAFLVSPGFTGAVLAFVLSVSLRRRKRAAWLVATVLTAGYLVLIAATAAVVPRAHRHPFNWVSLAVTALLLAALLVSRTAFNVRGERRNTWLALIALVAGAVVGIGLGTVLVHATDRLPPAEWGASARYASVRVLTVSGLFDLPGVDVPGWTDLAVNVLSVALMLVVLLVFFRSPRARTRLQPADERRLRALLRAYGGADSFGYFALRRDLSVSWSPDRAAAVVYRVVNGVALACGDPLGPAAARPAAVAGWLDTARRHARAPAAAYAGEAGTAAYRAAGLHAVASDEEIVLAAGALPAELAAVRRNMAAAGYRAVLRRQRDVAEEEWARLGQLADAWRQHGRRLRGVRYGPGTGRLGDAADGDCVVAECRDRRGRACALVVLVPWGADGLTVDLLRWDRESGRAPVDFLLAEVLHGAAAGRAAVAGVARVSLALAGVPGLPGLAAPRRPRRLLCERRTELPRVLAAAAFAHPAPHYRSTLR comes from the coding sequence ATGGGGCACTGGCTGGCTGATCCGTACCGCACGCGCGTCGTGGAGACCGGCCGGCTGCCGCTGCTCCTGCTGCTGCTCGGGCTGATCGGGTCGTTCCTGTTCATCCGGTTCAGCGTGCGGATGATCCGGCGCGGGGTGAAGTGGTGGCCGGGCAACGTCCAGCCGGGCGGGCTGCACATCCACCACGTGGTGTTCGGCCAGGCGATGATGCTGATCGGCGGCATCGGGGCGTTCGCGGCGCGCGGCGGCGCGGTGGCGTTCGACGTGCTCGCGGTGGTCTTCGGGGTGGGCTGCGGGCTGGTGCTCGACGAGTTCGCGCTGGTGCTGCACCTGGAGGACGTCTACTGGAAGGAGGAGGGCCGGCAGTCGGTCGACGCGGTCATCCTCGCGGTGTCGGTGATCGGGCTGATGCTGATCGGGCAGGCGCCGCTGGGCGGTTACGTCGGCGGGCGCTCGTACAGCCCCTATCTGGTGGCCGCGGTGCTGCTGGGCTTCGTGGTGGTGTGCCTGTTCAAGGGCAAGGTGTGGACCGGGCTGCTCGGGGTGATGCTGCCGCTGCTCGCGGTGGTGGGCGCGCTGCGGCTGGCCCGCCCGGCCAGCCCGTGGGCGCGCTGGCGGTACGCCTCCCGGCCGCGCCGGATGGCCCGCAGCGAGCGGCGCGAGGAGCGCATCCACAACCGGGTGGTACGCGTCAAGACCCGGCTGATGGACGCGGTCGCGGGCGCGCCGACCCCGGTGTCGCTGGCCAAGCGGCCCGGCCCGGAGCGGTCCCGGCCGACGGTGGTCGAGGTGCCGCCCTCGCGCCTCGAACTGCTGCTGGCGCGGGTGCTGCGCCCGCTGCGCGACCCCGGCGCGGCGCTGGCCGTGTGGTACCTGCGGGCGGCCTCCGCGCTCAACGCGGTGACCGGGCTGATCGCGCCGTTCCGCGACCGGGTGCGGGCCGCGACCGACGGCGAGTACGTGACGGCGTTCCTGGTCAGCCCCGGTTTCACCGGCGCGGTGCTGGCGTTCGTGCTGTCGGTCAGCCTGCGGCGGCGCAAGCGGGCGGCGTGGCTGGTGGCGACGGTGCTGACGGCCGGGTACCTGGTGCTGATCGCGGCGACCGCGGCGGTGGTGCCGCGGGCGCACCGGCACCCGTTCAACTGGGTGTCGCTCGCGGTGACCGCGCTGCTGCTGGCGGCGCTGCTGGTCTCGCGGACGGCCTTCAACGTCCGCGGCGAGCGCCGCAACACCTGGCTGGCGCTGATCGCGCTGGTGGCCGGCGCGGTGGTCGGCATCGGTCTGGGCACGGTGCTGGTGCACGCCACCGACCGGCTGCCGCCGGCCGAGTGGGGCGCGAGCGCGCGGTACGCGAGCGTGCGGGTGCTGACGGTGTCCGGCCTGTTCGACCTGCCCGGCGTGGACGTCCCCGGCTGGACGGACCTGGCGGTCAACGTGCTCAGCGTGGCGCTGATGCTGGTGGTGCTGCTGGTCTTCTTCCGCTCGCCGCGCGCCCGTACGCGGCTCCAGCCGGCCGACGAGCGGCGGCTGCGGGCGCTGCTGCGGGCGTACGGCGGCGCGGACTCCTTCGGCTACTTCGCGCTGCGCCGCGACCTGTCGGTGAGCTGGAGCCCGGACCGGGCGGCGGCGGTGGTCTACCGGGTGGTGAACGGCGTCGCGCTGGCCTGCGGCGATCCGCTGGGCCCCGCGGCGGCGCGGCCCGCGGCGGTGGCCGGCTGGCTGGACACCGCGCGCCGGCACGCGCGGGCGCCGGCCGCGGCGTACGCGGGCGAGGCGGGGACGGCGGCGTACCGGGCGGCGGGCCTGCACGCGGTCGCCTCCGACGAGGAGATCGTGCTGGCCGCGGGCGCGCTGCCGGCCGAACTCGCCGCGGTGCGGCGGAACATGGCCGCGGCCGGCTACCGGGCGGTGCTGCGCCGGCAGCGGGACGTGGCCGAGGAGGAGTGGGCGCGGCTGGGCCAGCTCGCCGACGCGTGGCGGCAGCACGGCCGGCGGCTGCGCGGGGTGCGGTACGGGCCGGGGACCGGGCGGCTCGGCGACGCGGCGGACGGGGACTGCGTGGTGGCCGAGTGCAGGGACCGGCGGGGGCGGGCGTGCGCGCTGGTGGTGCTGGTGCCGTGGGGGGCGGACGGGCTGACGGTCGATCTGCTGCGGTGGGACCGGGAGTCGGGGCGCGCGCCGGTGGACTTCCTCCTGGCGGAGGTGCTGCACGGCGCGGCGGCGGGCCGCGCCGCCGTCGCGGGCGTGGCCCGCGTCTCGCTCGCGCTGGCGGGCGTGCCGGGCCTGCCCGGCCTGGCGGCCCCGCGCCGCCCCCGCCGCCTCCTGTGCGAGCGCCGCACCGAACTCCCCCGCGTGCTGGCCGCCGCGGCCTTCGCCCACCCCGCCCCCCACTACCGCTCGACGCTGCGCTGA
- a CDS encoding YbhB/YbcL family Raf kinase inhibitor-like protein has protein sequence MTANDPFARLPEAATFTVTSTTVSDGGTLPPEQYSGLFGVPGGKDVSPQLSWSGAPAGTKSYAVTVYDPDAPTGSGFWHWAVADIPATVTELPEGAGDDTGSGLPAGAFQLPNDARSARFLGAAPPAGHGPHRYVVVVHALDVESIGVAADATPAVLGFTMAGHILGRAVLTVTGETPA, from the coding sequence ATGACCGCCAACGACCCCTTCGCCCGCCTTCCCGAAGCGGCGACGTTCACCGTCACCAGCACCACCGTCAGCGACGGCGGCACCCTGCCGCCCGAGCAGTACTCCGGCCTGTTCGGCGTCCCCGGCGGCAAGGACGTCTCGCCGCAGCTGTCCTGGAGCGGCGCCCCCGCCGGGACGAAGAGCTACGCCGTGACGGTGTACGACCCGGACGCCCCGACCGGCTCCGGCTTCTGGCACTGGGCCGTCGCCGACATCCCGGCGACCGTCACCGAGCTGCCCGAGGGCGCGGGCGACGACACCGGCTCGGGCCTGCCGGCGGGCGCCTTCCAGCTGCCGAACGACGCCCGCTCCGCCCGCTTCCTCGGCGCCGCCCCGCCGGCCGGGCACGGCCCGCACCGCTACGTCGTGGTGGTGCACGCCCTCGACGTCGAGTCCATCGGCGTCGCGGCCGACGCCACCCCGGCCGTCCTCGGCTTCACGATGGCCGGGCACATCCTCGGTCGCGCGGTCCTCACGGTCACCGGCGAGACCCCGGCCTGA